In one window of Desulfuromonadales bacterium DNA:
- the treZ gene encoding malto-oligosyltrehalose trehalohydrolase, producing the protein MTATELNAEKTAPPWQLDLGATCLDGGETRFRVWAPKAERVSVRLLGGGTSRTLPLRAEADGYFVGTVMARPGDCYFYRLDDGTERPDPASRFQPQGVHGPSQIVDPHAFAWQDVGWQGLPLEEYVIYELHAGTFTAAGTFAAAISRLDYLAELGVTAVELMPVAQFPGERNWGYDGAYPFAPQNSYGGPEGLKQLVDACHRRGLAVILDVVYNHLGPEGNYLGCFGPYFTDRYRTPWGEAVNFDGPDSDAVRHYFISNALYWVTEYHVDALRLDAIHGIFDFSARHIQQELAEAVHAEARRLGRAVQVIAESSLNDVRTITAPQQGGHGLDAQWNDDFHHALRTLLTGERDGYYVDFGEFSQLAKAFREGFVYSGQHSRYRRRRHGSSSAGLEPGRFVVFSQNHDQVGNRMRGERLGHSAGPEQLKLAAGAVLLSPCLPLLFMGEEYGESAPFPYFIHHGDPELVAAVRRGRQEEFAAFAWQGEIPDPQAETTFLSAKIDPQLRRKGMHATLFALYRELLRLRKALPPLRRLSRAETEVAAISEVRVLVLRRWADTGEVLCLFNFSDAQCTVSIPLRLAACRKLLDSADERWGGGGSPAAGELPAGSGDTRVTLAPWSFVLYASE; encoded by the coding sequence ATGACTGCAACTGAACTCAATGCAGAGAAGACTGCTCCCCCCTGGCAGCTTGATCTCGGCGCCACCTGCCTGGACGGCGGTGAGACCCGCTTCCGGGTCTGGGCGCCGAAGGCGGAGCGCGTGTCGGTGCGGCTGCTCGGCGGCGGGACGAGCCGGACGCTCCCCCTGCGGGCCGAGGCGGATGGCTACTTCGTCGGGACCGTCATGGCACGGCCAGGGGACTGCTATTTCTACCGGCTCGATGACGGGACGGAACGACCCGACCCGGCCTCCCGGTTCCAGCCGCAAGGGGTGCACGGCCCTTCGCAGATCGTCGACCCGCACGCCTTTGCCTGGCAGGACGTCGGCTGGCAGGGGCTGCCGCTCGAAGAGTACGTCATCTACGAGCTGCATGCGGGGACCTTCACCGCGGCGGGGACCTTCGCGGCGGCGATCTCGCGCCTCGACTACCTGGCGGAACTCGGCGTGACCGCGGTGGAGCTGATGCCGGTGGCGCAGTTCCCCGGGGAGCGCAACTGGGGCTATGACGGCGCCTATCCCTTCGCCCCCCAGAACAGCTACGGCGGGCCGGAGGGGCTGAAACAGCTGGTCGATGCCTGCCACCGCAGGGGGCTGGCGGTGATCCTCGACGTCGTCTACAACCACCTGGGGCCCGAAGGAAACTATCTCGGCTGCTTCGGACCCTACTTCACCGACCGCTACCGCACTCCCTGGGGGGAGGCGGTCAACTTCGACGGCCCGGACAGCGACGCGGTGCGCCACTACTTCATCAGCAACGCCCTCTACTGGGTGACGGAGTACCATGTGGACGCCCTGCGGCTCGATGCCATTCACGGGATCTTCGATTTCAGCGCCCGACACATTCAGCAGGAGCTGGCCGAAGCGGTCCACGCCGAGGCGCGACGGCTCGGCCGGGCCGTGCAGGTCATTGCCGAGAGCTCGCTCAACGACGTGCGCACCATCACGGCGCCGCAGCAGGGCGGCCACGGGCTCGATGCCCAGTGGAACGACGACTTCCACCATGCCCTGCGCACCCTGCTGACCGGCGAGCGGGACGGCTACTACGTCGATTTCGGGGAGTTTTCCCAACTGGCCAAGGCCTTCCGCGAGGGGTTCGTCTACTCCGGCCAGCATTCCCGCTACCGCCGGCGGCGGCACGGCAGCTCCTCGGCCGGGCTGGAGCCGGGCAGGTTCGTCGTCTTTTCCCAGAACCACGACCAGGTGGGCAACCGGATGCGCGGCGAGCGCCTGGGCCACAGCGCGGGGCCGGAGCAGCTGAAGCTGGCGGCCGGAGCGGTTCTGCTCTCCCCCTGTCTGCCGCTGCTCTTCATGGGGGAGGAGTACGGAGAGAGCGCCCCCTTCCCCTATTTCATCCACCACGGCGACCCGGAGCTGGTCGCGGCGGTGCGGCGGGGACGGCAGGAGGAGTTCGCCGCCTTCGCCTGGCAGGGGGAGATTCCCGACCCCCAGGCCGAAACCACCTTCCTTTCGGCGAAAATCGACCCGCAGCTGCGCCGAAAAGGGATGCATGCCACGCTCTTCGCCCTCTACCGGGAGCTGCTCCGCCTGCGGAAGGCGCTTCCCCCTTTGCGCCGTCTCAGCCGGGCGGAGACGGAAGTGGCGGCGATCTCAGAGGTCAGGGTCCTGGTCCTGCGGCGGTGGGCGGACACCGGCGAGGTCCTCTGCCTCTTCAACTTCAGCGATGCGCAGTGCACCGTTTCCATCCCCCTGCGCCTCGCAGCCTGCCGGAAGCTCCTCGATTCGGCGGACGAGCGCTGGGGAGGCGGCGGCAGCCCCGCCGCCGGGGAGCTGCCCGCCGGCAGCGGAGATACCCGGGTGACGCTTGCCCCCTGGAGCTTCGTTCTCTACGCGTCAGAATAG
- a CDS encoding nucleoside recognition domain-containing protein — MEALLLALLGALKLSAKLLLIVVPLVTLFEVLRYHPVFRRAGRAVEPMMRGMGLSPQAAVPLFTGIFLGIAYGAGIIIRVAQEKRLPGRELFLMGLFLATCHAVVEDTLIFVVIGGNGWIMLGVRLLIAFGLTAVLAWLWRRKKNDEDNGKPAGGA, encoded by the coding sequence ATGGAAGCGCTGCTGCTCGCCCTGCTGGGGGCGCTGAAACTTTCGGCCAAGCTGCTGCTGATCGTCGTGCCGCTGGTGACCCTCTTTGAGGTGCTGCGCTATCATCCCGTCTTCCGCCGGGCCGGCCGGGCGGTCGAGCCGATGATGCGGGGCATGGGGCTCTCCCCCCAGGCCGCCGTCCCCCTCTTTACCGGCATCTTCCTCGGCATCGCCTACGGCGCCGGGATCATCATCCGGGTGGCGCAGGAGAAGCGCCTGCCCGGCCGCGAACTCTTCCTGATGGGACTCTTTCTGGCGACCTGTCACGCCGTGGTCGAGGACACCCTGATTTTCGTGGTGATCGGCGGGAACGGCTGGATCATGCTCGGGGTGCGGCTGCTCATCGCCTTCGGCCTGACCGCCGTCCTGGCGTGGCTGTGGCGGCGGAAGAAGAACGATGAAGACAACGGAAAGCCGGCAGGGGGAGCGTAA